In a single window of the Centropristis striata isolate RG_2023a ecotype Rhode Island chromosome 18, C.striata_1.0, whole genome shotgun sequence genome:
- the LOC131991423 gene encoding uncharacterized protein LOC131991423 isoform X38: MWLLVLICTLTAVDGVPVHLTEETTGHATDNVTVTSMLDAPKPDTAAVGAVPLNDTQTMTAAAGNATVQSMLDAPKPDTAEGNATVTSMLDAPKPDTAEVGAVPLNDTQNMTPAAGNATVQSMLDAPKPDTAEVSAVPLNDTQNMTPAAGNATVQSMLDAPKPDTAEVSAVPLNDTQTRTPAAGNATVTSMLDAPKPDTAAVGAIPFNDTQNMSPAAGNATVQSMLDAPKPDTAEVSAVPLNDTQNMTPAAGNATVPSMLDAPKPDTAKVSAVPLNDTQNMSPAAGNATVQSMLDAPKPDPAEVSVVPLNDTVRTPAAGNATVQSMLDATKPDTAEVGAIPLNDTQTMTPAAGNATVQSMLDAPKPDTAEVGAIPLNDTQNMSPAAGNATVQSMLDAPKPDTAQVGAVPLNDTQNMSPAAGNATVQSMLDAPKPDTAEVGVVPLNDTHNVTSAAAGTAMLKPQTAEAETLEELQDDMIVQEGDILMPEDRNAVETLWADATVPYSIGYELADQEFNILSAFRMISDFTCIRFVPHTTELNYLQFVPRKGCASFVGCRGGAQKLYYSHTCSVGNLAHELIHALGLHHEHTRQDRDQFISVKWNNIIPKRKNNFKVQHGNTLNLPYDLDSITHYGPYFFSVDGSETMVSKYSGAHIGQRTHLSQLDIQRINRLYHCAERMRG; this comes from the exons ATGTGGCTTCTGGTCCTCATCTGCACCCTGACAG CTGTTGATGGTGTCCCAGTACATCTGACTGAGGAGACTACTGGTCATGCAACAG ataatgtTACAGTCACTTCTATGCTTGATGCACCGAAGCCAGACACTGCAGCAG TTGGTGCCGTTCCTTTAAATGATACCCAGACCATGACTGCTGCAGCAG GTAATGCTACAGTCCAGTCTATGCTTGATGCACCAAAGCCAGACACTGCAGAAG GTAATGCTACAGTCACTTCTATGCTTGACGCACCGAAGCCAGACACTGCAGAAG TTGGTGCCGTTCCTTTAAATGACACCCAGAACATGACTCCTGCAGCAG GTAATGCTACAGTCCAGTCGATGCTTGATGCACCAAAGCCAGACACTGCAGAAG TTAGTGCCGTTCCTTTAAATGACACCCAGAACATGACTCCTGCAGCAG GTAATGCTACAGTCCAGTCTATGCTTGATGCACCAAAGCCAGACACTGCAGAAG TTAGTGCTGTTCCTTTAAATGACACCCAGACCAGGACTCCTGCAGCAG GTAACGCTACAGTCACTTCTATGCTTGATGCACCGAAGCCAGACACTGCAGCAG tTGGTGCCATTCCCTTTAATGACACCCAGAACATGAGTCCTGCAGCAG GTAATGCTACAGTCCAGTCTATGCTTGATGCACCGAAACCAGACACTGCAGAAG TTAGTGCCGTTCCTTTAAATGACACCCAGAACATGACTCCTGCAGCAG GTAATGCTACAGTCCCGTCGATGCTTGATGCACCAAAACCAGACACTGCAAAAG TTAGTGCCGTTCCTTTAAATGACACCCAGAACATGAGTCCTGCAGCAG GTAATGCTACAGTCCAGTCTATGCTTGATGCACCGAAGCCAGACCCTGCAGAAG TTAGTGTCGTTCCTTTAAATGACACTGTGAGGACTCCTGCAGCAG GTAATGCTACAGTCCAGTCAATGCTTGATGCAACGAAGCCAGACACTGCAGAAG TTGGTGCCATTCCCTTAAATGATACCCAGACCATGACTCCTGCAGCAG GTAATGCTACAGTCCAGTCTATGCTTGATGCACCAAAGCCAGACACTGCAGAAG TTGGTGCCATTCCTTTAAATGACACCCAGAACATGAGTCCTGCAGCAG GTAATGCTACAGTCCAGTCGATGCTTGATGCACCAAAGCCAGACACTGCACAAG TTGGTGCCGTTCCTTTAAATGATACCCAGAACATGAGTCCTGCAGCAG GTAATGCTACAGTCCAGTCTATGCTTGATGCACCGAAACCAGACACTGCAGAAG TTGGTGTCGTCCCTTTGAATGACACCCACAATGTGACGAGTGCTGCAGCAG GAACTGCAATGCTTAAGCCCCAGACAGCCGAGGCAGAAACACTAGAAG AGCTTCAAGATGACATGATTGTCCAAGAGGGAGACATTTTGATGCCG GAGGACAGGAACGCTGTGGAGACGCTGTGGGCCGACGCCACCGTCCCGTACTCCATCGGCTACGAGCtgg CGGATCAGGAGTTTAACATCCTCAGTGCCTTCAGGATGATCTCAGACTTCACCTGCATTCGCTTCGTACCGCACACCACAGAGCTCAACTACCTGCAGTTTGTCCCCAGAAAAGG CTGTGCGTCCTTTGTTGGTTGTCGAGGAGGAGCTCAGAAGTTGTACTACTCCCACACGTGTAGCGTTGGGAACCTTGCCCACGAGCTGATCCACGCTCTGGGGCTGCACCACGAACACACCCGGCAGGACAGAGACCAGTTCATCAGTGTGAAGTGGAACAACATCATACCAA agagaaaaaataacttcAAGGTGCAGCATGGAAACACTCTGAACCTGCCGTACGACCTCGACTCCATCACACACTACGGACC GTATTTCTTCAGTGTGGATGGCAGTGAGACGATGGTGTCTAAGTACAGCGGAGCTCACATCGGTCAGAGGACACACCTGAGCCAGCTGGACATCCAGAGAATCAACAGACTCTACCACTGTG CCGAGCGGATGAGAGGGTGA
- the LOC131991423 gene encoding mucin-4-like isoform X5: MWLLVLICTLTAVDGVPVHLTEETTGHATDNVTVTSMLDAPKPDTAAVGAVPLNDTQTMTAAAGNATVQSMLDAPKPDTAEGNATVTSMLDAPKPDTAEVGAVPLNDTQNMTPAAGNATVQSMLDAPKPDTAEVSAVPLNDTQNMTPAAGNTTVQSMLDAPKPDTAQVGAVPLNDTVRTPAAGNVTVQSMLDAPKPDPAEVSVVPLNDTVRTPAAGNATVQSMLDAPKPDTAEVSAIPLNDTQNMSAAAGNATVQSMLDAPKPDTAQVGAVPLNDTQNMTPAAGNATVQSMLDAPKPDTAEVSAVPLNDTQTRTPAAGNATVTSMLDAPKPDTAAVGAIPFNDTQNMSPAAGNATVQSMLDAPKPDTAEVSAVPLNDTQNMTPAAGNATVPSMLDAPKPDTAKVSAVPLNDTQNMSPAAGNATVQSMLDAPKPDPAEVSVVPLNDTVRTPAAGNATVQSMLDATKPDTAEVGAIPLNDTQTMTPAAVGAIPLNDTQNMSPAAGNATVQSMLDAPKPDTAQVGAVPLNDTQNMSPAAGNATVQSMLDAPKPDTAEVGVVPLNDTHNVTSAAAGTAMLKPQTAEAETLEELQDDMIVQEGDILMPEDRNAVETLWADATVPYSIGYELADQEFNILSAFRMISDFTCIRFVPHTTELNYLQFVPRKGCASFVGCRGGAQKLYYSHTCSVGNLAHELIHALGLHHEHTRQDRDQFISVKWNNIIPKRKNNFKVQHGNTLNLPYDLDSITHYGPYFFSVDGSETMVSKYSGAHIGQRTHLSQLDIQRINRLYHCAERMRG, translated from the exons ATGTGGCTTCTGGTCCTCATCTGCACCCTGACAG CTGTTGATGGTGTCCCAGTACATCTGACTGAGGAGACTACTGGTCATGCAACAG ataatgtTACAGTCACTTCTATGCTTGATGCACCGAAGCCAGACACTGCAGCAG TTGGTGCCGTTCCTTTAAATGATACCCAGACCATGACTGCTGCAGCAG GTAATGCTACAGTCCAGTCTATGCTTGATGCACCAAAGCCAGACACTGCAGAAG GTAATGCTACAGTCACTTCTATGCTTGACGCACCGAAGCCAGACACTGCAGAAG TTGGTGCCGTTCCTTTAAATGACACCCAGAACATGACTCCTGCAGCAG GTAATGCTACAGTCCAGTCGATGCTTGATGCACCAAAGCCAGACACTGCAGAAG TTAGTGCCGTTCCTTTAAATGACACCCAGAACATGACTCCTGCAGCAG GTAATACTACAGTCCAGTCTATGCTTGATGCACCGAAGCCAGACACTGCACAAG TTGGTGCCGTTCCTTTAAATGACACTGTGAGGACTCCTGCAGCAG GTAATGTTACAGTCCAGTCTATGCTTGATGCACCGAAGCCAGACCCTGCAGAAG TTAGTGTCGTTCCTTTAAATGACACTGTGAGGACTCCTGCAGCAG GTAATGCTACAGTCCAGTCGATGCTTGATGCACCAAAGCCAGACACTGCAGAAG TTAGTGCCATTCCTTTAAATGACACCCAGAACATGAGTGCTGCAGCAG GTAATGCTACAGTCCAGTCTATGCTTGATGCACCGAAGCCAGACACTGCACAAG TTGGTGCCGTTCCTTTAAATGACACCCAGAACATGACTCCTGCAGCAG GTAATGCTACAGTCCAGTCTATGCTTGATGCACCAAAGCCAGACACTGCAGAAG TTAGTGCTGTTCCTTTAAATGACACCCAGACCAGGACTCCTGCAGCAG GTAACGCTACAGTCACTTCTATGCTTGATGCACCGAAGCCAGACACTGCAGCAG tTGGTGCCATTCCCTTTAATGACACCCAGAACATGAGTCCTGCAGCAG GTAATGCTACAGTCCAGTCTATGCTTGATGCACCGAAACCAGACACTGCAGAAG TTAGTGCCGTTCCTTTAAATGACACCCAGAACATGACTCCTGCAGCAG GTAATGCTACAGTCCCGTCGATGCTTGATGCACCAAAACCAGACACTGCAAAAG TTAGTGCCGTTCCTTTAAATGACACCCAGAACATGAGTCCTGCAGCAG GTAATGCTACAGTCCAGTCTATGCTTGATGCACCGAAGCCAGACCCTGCAGAAG TTAGTGTCGTTCCTTTAAATGACACTGTGAGGACTCCTGCAGCAG GTAATGCTACAGTCCAGTCAATGCTTGATGCAACGAAGCCAGACACTGCAGAAG TTGGTGCCATTCCCTTAAATGATACCCAGACCATGACTCCTGCAGCAG TTGGTGCCATTCCTTTAAATGACACCCAGAACATGAGTCCTGCAGCAG GTAATGCTACAGTCCAGTCGATGCTTGATGCACCAAAGCCAGACACTGCACAAG TTGGTGCCGTTCCTTTAAATGATACCCAGAACATGAGTCCTGCAGCAG GTAATGCTACAGTCCAGTCTATGCTTGATGCACCGAAACCAGACACTGCAGAAG TTGGTGTCGTCCCTTTGAATGACACCCACAATGTGACGAGTGCTGCAGCAG GAACTGCAATGCTTAAGCCCCAGACAGCCGAGGCAGAAACACTAGAAG AGCTTCAAGATGACATGATTGTCCAAGAGGGAGACATTTTGATGCCG GAGGACAGGAACGCTGTGGAGACGCTGTGGGCCGACGCCACCGTCCCGTACTCCATCGGCTACGAGCtgg CGGATCAGGAGTTTAACATCCTCAGTGCCTTCAGGATGATCTCAGACTTCACCTGCATTCGCTTCGTACCGCACACCACAGAGCTCAACTACCTGCAGTTTGTCCCCAGAAAAGG CTGTGCGTCCTTTGTTGGTTGTCGAGGAGGAGCTCAGAAGTTGTACTACTCCCACACGTGTAGCGTTGGGAACCTTGCCCACGAGCTGATCCACGCTCTGGGGCTGCACCACGAACACACCCGGCAGGACAGAGACCAGTTCATCAGTGTGAAGTGGAACAACATCATACCAA agagaaaaaataacttcAAGGTGCAGCATGGAAACACTCTGAACCTGCCGTACGACCTCGACTCCATCACACACTACGGACC GTATTTCTTCAGTGTGGATGGCAGTGAGACGATGGTGTCTAAGTACAGCGGAGCTCACATCGGTCAGAGGACACACCTGAGCCAGCTGGACATCCAGAGAATCAACAGACTCTACCACTGTG CCGAGCGGATGAGAGGGTGA
- the LOC131991423 gene encoding uncharacterized protein LOC131991423 isoform X43 produces the protein MWLLVLICTLTAVDGVPVHLTEETTGHATDNVTVTSMLDAPKPDTAAVGAVPLNDTQTMTAAAGNATVQSMLDAPKPDTAEGNATVTSMLDAPKPDTAEVGAVPLNDTQNMTPAAGNATVQSMLDAPKPDTAEVSAVPLNDTQNMTPAAGNTTVQSMLDAPKPDTAQGNATVTSMLDAPKPDTAAVGAIPFNDTQNMSPAAGNATVQSMLDAPKPDPAEVSAVPLNDTQNMTPAAGNATVPSMLDAPKPDTAKVSAVPLNDTQNMSPAAGNATVQSMLDAPKPDPAEVSVVPLNDTVRTPAAGNATVQSMLDATKPDTAEVGAIPLNDTQTMTPAAGNATVQSMLDAPKPDTAEVGAIPLNDTQNMSPAAGNATVQSMLDAPKPDTAQVGAVPLNDTQNMSPAAGNATVQSMLDAPKPDTAEVGVVPLNDTHNVTSAAAGTAMLKPQTAEAETLEELQDDMIVQEGDILMPEDRNAVETLWADATVPYSIGYELADQEFNILSAFRMISDFTCIRFVPHTTELNYLQFVPRKGCASFVGCRGGAQKLYYSHTCSVGNLAHELIHALGLHHEHTRQDRDQFISVKWNNIIPKRKNNFKVQHGNTLNLPYDLDSITHYGPYFFSVDGSETMVSKYSGAHIGQRTHLSQLDIQRINRLYHCAERMRG, from the exons ATGTGGCTTCTGGTCCTCATCTGCACCCTGACAG CTGTTGATGGTGTCCCAGTACATCTGACTGAGGAGACTACTGGTCATGCAACAG ataatgtTACAGTCACTTCTATGCTTGATGCACCGAAGCCAGACACTGCAGCAG TTGGTGCCGTTCCTTTAAATGATACCCAGACCATGACTGCTGCAGCAG GTAATGCTACAGTCCAGTCTATGCTTGATGCACCAAAGCCAGACACTGCAGAAG GTAATGCTACAGTCACTTCTATGCTTGACGCACCGAAGCCAGACACTGCAGAAG TTGGTGCCGTTCCTTTAAATGACACCCAGAACATGACTCCTGCAGCAG GTAATGCTACAGTCCAGTCGATGCTTGATGCACCAAAGCCAGACACTGCAGAAG TTAGTGCCGTTCCTTTAAATGACACCCAGAACATGACTCCTGCAGCAG GTAATACTACAGTCCAGTCTATGCTTGATGCACCGAAGCCAGACACTGCACAAG GTAACGCTACAGTCACTTCTATGCTTGATGCACCGAAGCCAGACACTGCAGCAG tTGGTGCCATTCCCTTTAATGACACCCAGAACATGAGTCCTGCAGCAG GTAACGCTACAGTCCAGTCTATGCTTGATGCACCGAAGCCAGACCCTGCAGAAG TTAGTGCCGTTCCTTTAAATGACACCCAGAACATGACTCCTGCAGCAG GTAATGCTACAGTCCCGTCGATGCTTGATGCACCAAAACCAGACACTGCAAAAG TTAGTGCCGTTCCTTTAAATGACACCCAGAACATGAGTCCTGCAGCAG GTAATGCTACAGTCCAGTCTATGCTTGATGCACCGAAGCCAGACCCTGCAGAAG TTAGTGTCGTTCCTTTAAATGACACTGTGAGGACTCCTGCAGCAG GTAATGCTACAGTCCAGTCAATGCTTGATGCAACGAAGCCAGACACTGCAGAAG TTGGTGCCATTCCCTTAAATGATACCCAGACCATGACTCCTGCAGCAG GTAATGCTACAGTCCAGTCTATGCTTGATGCACCAAAGCCAGACACTGCAGAAG TTGGTGCCATTCCTTTAAATGACACCCAGAACATGAGTCCTGCAGCAG GTAATGCTACAGTCCAGTCGATGCTTGATGCACCAAAGCCAGACACTGCACAAG TTGGTGCCGTTCCTTTAAATGATACCCAGAACATGAGTCCTGCAGCAG GTAATGCTACAGTCCAGTCTATGCTTGATGCACCGAAACCAGACACTGCAGAAG TTGGTGTCGTCCCTTTGAATGACACCCACAATGTGACGAGTGCTGCAGCAG GAACTGCAATGCTTAAGCCCCAGACAGCCGAGGCAGAAACACTAGAAG AGCTTCAAGATGACATGATTGTCCAAGAGGGAGACATTTTGATGCCG GAGGACAGGAACGCTGTGGAGACGCTGTGGGCCGACGCCACCGTCCCGTACTCCATCGGCTACGAGCtgg CGGATCAGGAGTTTAACATCCTCAGTGCCTTCAGGATGATCTCAGACTTCACCTGCATTCGCTTCGTACCGCACACCACAGAGCTCAACTACCTGCAGTTTGTCCCCAGAAAAGG CTGTGCGTCCTTTGTTGGTTGTCGAGGAGGAGCTCAGAAGTTGTACTACTCCCACACGTGTAGCGTTGGGAACCTTGCCCACGAGCTGATCCACGCTCTGGGGCTGCACCACGAACACACCCGGCAGGACAGAGACCAGTTCATCAGTGTGAAGTGGAACAACATCATACCAA agagaaaaaataacttcAAGGTGCAGCATGGAAACACTCTGAACCTGCCGTACGACCTCGACTCCATCACACACTACGGACC GTATTTCTTCAGTGTGGATGGCAGTGAGACGATGGTGTCTAAGTACAGCGGAGCTCACATCGGTCAGAGGACACACCTGAGCCAGCTGGACATCCAGAGAATCAACAGACTCTACCACTGTG CCGAGCGGATGAGAGGGTGA
- the LOC131991423 gene encoding uncharacterized protein LOC131991423 isoform X25 — protein sequence MWLLVLICTLTAVDGVPVHLTEETTGHATDNVTVTSMLDAPKPDTAAVGAVPLNDTQTMTAAAGNATVQSMLDAPKPDTAEGNATVTSMLDAPKPDTAEVGAVPLNDTQNMTPAAGNATVQSMLDAPKPDTAEVSAVPLNDTQNMTPAAGNATVQSMLDAPKPDTAEVSAIPLNDTQNMSAAAGNATVQSMLDAPKPDTAQVGAVPLNDTQNMTPAAGNATVQSMLDAPKPDTAEVSAVPLNDTQTRTPAAGNATVTSMLDAPKPDTAAVGAIPFNDTQNMSPAAGNATVQSMLDAPKPDTAEVSAVPLNDTQNMTPAAGNATVPSMLDAPKPDTAKVSAVPLNDTQNMSPAAGNATVQSMLDAPKPDPAEVSVVPLNDTVRTPAAGNATVQSMLDATKPDTAEVGAIPLNDTQTMTPAAGNATVQSMLDAPKPDTAEVGAIPLNDTQNMSPAAGNATVQSMLDAPKPDTAQVGAVPLNDTQNMSPAAGNATVQSMLDAPKPDTAEVGVVPLNDTHNVTSAAAGTAMLKPQTAEAETLEELQDDMIVQEGDILMPEDRNAVETLWADATVPYSIGYELADQEFNILSAFRMISDFTCIRFVPHTTELNYLQFVPRKGCASFVGCRGGAQKLYYSHTCSVGNLAHELIHALGLHHEHTRQDRDQFISVKWNNIIPKRKNNFKVQHGNTLNLPYDLDSITHYGPYFFSVDGSETMVSKYSGAHIGQRTHLSQLDIQRINRLYHCAERMRG from the exons ATGTGGCTTCTGGTCCTCATCTGCACCCTGACAG CTGTTGATGGTGTCCCAGTACATCTGACTGAGGAGACTACTGGTCATGCAACAG ataatgtTACAGTCACTTCTATGCTTGATGCACCGAAGCCAGACACTGCAGCAG TTGGTGCCGTTCCTTTAAATGATACCCAGACCATGACTGCTGCAGCAG GTAATGCTACAGTCCAGTCTATGCTTGATGCACCAAAGCCAGACACTGCAGAAG GTAATGCTACAGTCACTTCTATGCTTGACGCACCGAAGCCAGACACTGCAGAAG TTGGTGCCGTTCCTTTAAATGACACCCAGAACATGACTCCTGCAGCAG GTAATGCTACAGTCCAGTCGATGCTTGATGCACCAAAGCCAGACACTGCAGAAG TTAGTGCCGTTCCTTTAAATGACACCCAGAACATGACTCCTGCAGCAG GTAATGCTACAGTCCAGTCGATGCTTGATGCACCAAAGCCAGACACTGCAGAAG TTAGTGCCATTCCTTTAAATGACACCCAGAACATGAGTGCTGCAGCAG GTAATGCTACAGTCCAGTCTATGCTTGATGCACCGAAGCCAGACACTGCACAAG TTGGTGCCGTTCCTTTAAATGACACCCAGAACATGACTCCTGCAGCAG GTAATGCTACAGTCCAGTCTATGCTTGATGCACCAAAGCCAGACACTGCAGAAG TTAGTGCTGTTCCTTTAAATGACACCCAGACCAGGACTCCTGCAGCAG GTAACGCTACAGTCACTTCTATGCTTGATGCACCGAAGCCAGACACTGCAGCAG tTGGTGCCATTCCCTTTAATGACACCCAGAACATGAGTCCTGCAGCAG GTAATGCTACAGTCCAGTCTATGCTTGATGCACCGAAACCAGACACTGCAGAAG TTAGTGCCGTTCCTTTAAATGACACCCAGAACATGACTCCTGCAGCAG GTAATGCTACAGTCCCGTCGATGCTTGATGCACCAAAACCAGACACTGCAAAAG TTAGTGCCGTTCCTTTAAATGACACCCAGAACATGAGTCCTGCAGCAG GTAATGCTACAGTCCAGTCTATGCTTGATGCACCGAAGCCAGACCCTGCAGAAG TTAGTGTCGTTCCTTTAAATGACACTGTGAGGACTCCTGCAGCAG GTAATGCTACAGTCCAGTCAATGCTTGATGCAACGAAGCCAGACACTGCAGAAG TTGGTGCCATTCCCTTAAATGATACCCAGACCATGACTCCTGCAGCAG GTAATGCTACAGTCCAGTCTATGCTTGATGCACCAAAGCCAGACACTGCAGAAG TTGGTGCCATTCCTTTAAATGACACCCAGAACATGAGTCCTGCAGCAG GTAATGCTACAGTCCAGTCGATGCTTGATGCACCAAAGCCAGACACTGCACAAG TTGGTGCCGTTCCTTTAAATGATACCCAGAACATGAGTCCTGCAGCAG GTAATGCTACAGTCCAGTCTATGCTTGATGCACCGAAACCAGACACTGCAGAAG TTGGTGTCGTCCCTTTGAATGACACCCACAATGTGACGAGTGCTGCAGCAG GAACTGCAATGCTTAAGCCCCAGACAGCCGAGGCAGAAACACTAGAAG AGCTTCAAGATGACATGATTGTCCAAGAGGGAGACATTTTGATGCCG GAGGACAGGAACGCTGTGGAGACGCTGTGGGCCGACGCCACCGTCCCGTACTCCATCGGCTACGAGCtgg CGGATCAGGAGTTTAACATCCTCAGTGCCTTCAGGATGATCTCAGACTTCACCTGCATTCGCTTCGTACCGCACACCACAGAGCTCAACTACCTGCAGTTTGTCCCCAGAAAAGG CTGTGCGTCCTTTGTTGGTTGTCGAGGAGGAGCTCAGAAGTTGTACTACTCCCACACGTGTAGCGTTGGGAACCTTGCCCACGAGCTGATCCACGCTCTGGGGCTGCACCACGAACACACCCGGCAGGACAGAGACCAGTTCATCAGTGTGAAGTGGAACAACATCATACCAA agagaaaaaataacttcAAGGTGCAGCATGGAAACACTCTGAACCTGCCGTACGACCTCGACTCCATCACACACTACGGACC GTATTTCTTCAGTGTGGATGGCAGTGAGACGATGGTGTCTAAGTACAGCGGAGCTCACATCGGTCAGAGGACACACCTGAGCCAGCTGGACATCCAGAGAATCAACAGACTCTACCACTGTG CCGAGCGGATGAGAGGGTGA